From Homalodisca vitripennis isolate AUS2020 chromosome 1, UT_GWSS_2.1, whole genome shotgun sequence, the proteins below share one genomic window:
- the LOC124371018 gene encoding uncharacterized protein LOC124371018, with the protein MCCMLSLVVVSALLFSSQSQGAASIAEEPRLGWQQILQDVSKSSSLAQVLSEYLADIETVEAATSRCSKGHRDKHLSAYRHLEELLRQCEGSSGRQRGALSRCVEDSTEGMVSDVRQRINELKTCVDSVG; encoded by the exons ATGTGCTGTATGTTATCACTGGTTGTAGTGTCCGCTTTGTTATTCTCATCTCAATCTCAG GGGGCTGCCTCAATTGCCGAGGAGCCGAGACTAGGCTGGCAACAGATCCTGCAGGATGTGAGCAAGTCCTCAAGCCTGGCACAGGTGCTGTCAGAGTACCTGGCGGATATTGAGACAGTGGAGGCGGCGACGTCAAGGTGCTCCAAGGGCCACAGGGATAAACATCTCAGTGCGTACAGACACCTGGAGGAGTTGCTGCGGCAGTGTGAGGGTAGCAGCGGCCGACAGAGAGGGGCGCTGAGCCGCTGTGTGGAGGACAGTACCGAGGGAATGGTCAGCGATGTGCGGCAGCGAATCAACGAGCTAAAGACCTGCGTAGATTCCGTAGGGTGA